GCCTCCGTAACAAATAAACGCCTTGCCACTTGCAAAAACCGAATATCATTGCGGGCGGGTTTCAGATGTTTAATCACGCATTGAGGATTTCCCGGTCTTTGGGTATCTTCAGCCAGGTAGGTTCGACCAAATCCGCCCGCCCCCAAAACATCCATAATTTTATATCGTCCCCCCAAATGACCGGGTTTGCGATTGGCTGGGGGCGAGTCCCGTTGGGTATCGTTCACTGATGCTTTGGCCGCTTGTTCCCCAGGTTTCCAAACGCGGGTTGCATCCTCATAATTGTTGTTATGTTGATTGGGAATCACGGTTGGCGCGATCGCCGCCACATCCGTATGTTCCTCTAACATGGTTTTGAGAAGGGCGATATTATCTTCTTGAGCTTGAACGCGATGGATGATTTCCAGGTGTTCTCGGCGCGTTTTATAGGTCGTGTAGATTAAGACCCCACTTGCTGCGATCGCAAAACCTAAATTCGGCGCAACTAGCGGAATGCGTCCGCCCTGGAGAAACAAAACCCAATTAATCCCCACTAGGGATAATAGCGCGATCGCGATCGCCCCCACTAGCTTAAACGGATGCTGGATTTTTAGCACCAACACCCCACCCGACAGCGACCACACCAACACCCACAGCAGTTCCACCCCTTCGGGCCAATCCCACAATAAGGGGCGATCCTCCAAAACCACATCCAAAAGCTGGCTGACAATTTGGGCGTGCAACGTCACCCCCGGCATCCGGTGGATTTGCCGCAGGGTGGCGCTGTAAGGCGTGTAAAACGCATCGTCTATACTGGGGGCCGTCACGCCAATTAACACGGCGCGATCGCGCACCCATTCCGGTTCAATTTGACCTTCTAAAACCTGGGTTAACGTCACCTGTCGCGCCACATTTCGCGGGGCGCGATACTCCAGTAAGATTTGATAGCCCCCCGCATCAACGCGCTGATAGTGACCCGTGCGCGAGTGTAACTGGGGAAAGGCTTTGTCGCCAAGGTAGAGTTGACCGTTTTGAAAGCTGGCGTGAATATTTTGGGGGGCCAGATAATGGCGGGCCAACTGCAAGCTAAAGGAATAAGGCGTTTGACAGCTAGACTGGGGTTCTGGCGTCCCTAGCAGCAATGTTCGGCGCACGACGCCATCGTTATCTAAGGCAAAATCGCTAAATCCTAGACGGTTTTCGGGAATATTGGGAGGTGGGGCGACGCCAATATCTTCATCATCATCATCGCTGGTTTCGCTGAGTTTGCAAATAGAGACAGCGCGATCGCTATTTTGGAGATAATT
The Desertifilum tharense IPPAS B-1220 genome window above contains:
- a CDS encoding CHASE2 domain-containing serine/threonine-protein kinase, with amino-acid sequence MSKIASLRTRIPHYQGLANTVKSGQSAILAGAIATGAIIVGRELHLITPVELNAYDAFVRWRTPSEPDPRLLIVAITEADIQAQGRWPLSDESIYQLLDKLDNYQPRVIGLDIYRDIAQEPGREQLLNYLQNSDRAVSICKLSETSDDDDEDIGVAPPPNIPENRLGFSDFALDNDGVVRRTLLLGTPEPQSSCQTPYSFSLQLARHYLAPQNIHASFQNGQLYLGDKAFPQLHSRTGHYQRVDAGGYQILLEYRAPRNVARQVTLTQVLEGQIEPEWVRDRAVLIGVTAPSIDDAFYTPYSATLRQIHRMPGVTLHAQIVSQLLDVVLEDRPLLWDWPEGVELLWVLVWSLSGGVLVLKIQHPFKLVGAIAIALLSLVGINWVLFLQGGRIPLVAPNLGFAIAASGVLIYTTYKTRREHLEIIHRVQAQEDNIALLKTMLEEHTDVAAIAPTVIPNQHNNNYEDATRVWKPGEQAAKASVNDTQRDSPPANRKPGHLGGRYKIMDVLGAGGFGRTYLAEDTQRPGNPQCVIKHLKPARNDIRFLQVARRLFVTEAEILELLGKHDQIPQLLAYFEEQQEFYLVEEYIKGHHLGEELPVDKRLPESQAVELLKGVLEILAFIHEHRVIHRDIKPSNIIRRESDQRLCLIDFGAVKQIQPQWEPETENITVAIGTKGYAPPEQLVGQPRLSSDLYALGMIGIQALTGIAPHQLRQDQETGGVVWRNLAAVGPELAEVIDRMVAYHFSDRFQTAADALQALKKLPPSPTVVSPILS